One stretch of Nitratiruptor tergarcus DSM 16512 DNA includes these proteins:
- the lpxD gene encoding UDP-3-O-(3-hydroxymyristoyl)glucosamine N-acyltransferase: MRLSDIAKQFDLELVGEDKEIHSLAALQDAKPDQLSFLENKKYLNALKKTQAGAVIVKKELLSLLPKGVSALISEEPYLTLAYISKLFAKEPMSKSGKEPQIGNNCTIAQNVSIGFNSVIGDNVTLMPGVVVGENVTIGDNTLVYPNVTIYRDCQIGKNCIIHAGTVIGSDGYGFAHTKDGRHVKIYQNGNVIIEDDVEIGANCAIDRAVFGSTIIKRGTKIDNLIQIGHNCIVGENVLMAGQSGLSGSTIVGKNVTIGGQAATAGHLTIGDYAVIAARGGVTKSIPGGKVYSGFPLMEHKQWLKLQALLARLLKRGNC; the protein is encoded by the coding sequence ATGAGATTAAGTGATATAGCAAAACAGTTTGATCTTGAACTTGTAGGAGAGGATAAAGAGATCCACTCTCTTGCAGCCTTGCAAGATGCTAAGCCAGATCAACTCTCTTTTTTAGAAAATAAAAAGTACCTCAATGCACTCAAAAAAACACAAGCTGGTGCAGTTATTGTAAAAAAAGAGTTATTATCCCTTTTGCCAAAAGGGGTAAGTGCTCTTATTAGTGAAGAGCCCTATCTCACCTTAGCCTATATCTCCAAACTTTTTGCAAAAGAGCCTATGAGTAAAAGCGGAAAAGAGCCTCAAATTGGCAATAACTGCACTATAGCTCAAAATGTCTCCATCGGATTTAATTCTGTCATTGGCGATAATGTCACTTTAATGCCCGGAGTTGTCGTAGGAGAGAATGTAACAATAGGCGATAATACACTCGTCTATCCTAATGTTACAATCTATCGTGACTGTCAAATAGGAAAAAACTGCATCATTCATGCAGGAACCGTGATAGGGAGTGATGGATATGGCTTTGCTCATACAAAAGATGGAAGACACGTTAAAATATATCAAAACGGCAATGTAATTATCGAAGATGATGTAGAGATTGGGGCAAACTGTGCAATTGATAGGGCAGTTTTTGGATCAACCATCATAAAAAGAGGCACAAAAATTGACAATCTCATACAAATTGGACATAACTGTATTGTAGGTGAAAATGTTCTCATGGCTGGACAGTCCGGGCTTTCTGGATCTACTATTGTTGGTAAAAATGTTACTATTGGGGGACAGGCCGCAACTGCAGGACATCTTACAATTGGAGATTATGCAGTCATTGCGGCACGAGGCGGAGTAACAAAATCTATTCCTGGCGGAAAAGTCTATTCCGGTTTTCCTCTCATGGAGCATAAACAGTGGCTCAAACTTCAAGCACTTCTCGCTCGACTTCTTAAAAGAGGTAACTGCTAG
- the ilvN gene encoding acetolactate synthase small subunit — MSERRVISVIVLNEHGVLTRITGLFAARGYNIETLTVAPIPNSKYSRLTIVTSGSPRVIEQIIKQLHKLIPVYKVIEHSELVEKEMVMAKIPLEERLSDVEALCRAYNGNIVNIGQDSAIIMAADEPSRIANFISALKRFNPKEIVRSGVVAIER, encoded by the coding sequence ATGAGTGAAAGAAGAGTAATTTCGGTAATCGTATTGAATGAGCATGGCGTACTTACACGTATTACCGGGCTTTTTGCAGCAAGGGGATACAATATTGAGACCTTGACTGTTGCACCTATTCCAAACAGCAAATATTCACGTTTGACAATAGTAACGAGTGGGAGTCCTCGTGTCATAGAGCAGATCATAAAGCAGCTGCACAAACTCATACCAGTATATAAAGTTATTGAACATAGTGAGCTAGTAGAAAAAGAGATGGTAATGGCAAAAATCCCTCTAGAAGAGAGGCTTTCAGATGTTGAAGCTTTATGTCGTGCATACAATGGTAATATTGTAAATATAGGACAAGATAGCGCTATTATTATGGCAGCAGATGAGCCAAGTAGGATTGCAAACTTTATTAGTGCGTTAAAACGTTTTAATCCAAAAGAGATAGTAAGAAGCGGTGTTGTGGCGATAGAGCGATGA
- a CDS encoding acetolactate synthase large subunit: MAQMSGAQMVVEAMREEGVEVVFGYPGGAIMNVYDEIYKHRYFEHILTRHEQAAVHAADGYARATGKVGVAFVTSGPGFTNAVTGLATAYMDSIPLVVVSGQVPLSMIGTDAFQEIDAVGISRPCTKHNYLVKSAEELPHILAEAFYIARSGRPGPVHVDIPKDVTAQIAEFNYPKEIKLETYKPTIKGNARQIKKAIEAIAQAKKPVFYLGGGIIHSNSADLVRELVQATQIPAVETLMARGTLRYDDELLLGMVGMHGTYAANMAMSEADLLIALGPRFDDRVTGKLSEFAKYAQIIHVDIDPSSIGKLVHVDYPIVGDLKKVLEEMVPQAKEKVDPSRYEPWRDILRRYNELHPLTYEDSDEVLKPEWVIQRVGEKLKGKARISTDVGQHQMWTAQFYPFTRPREFITSGGLGTMGFGFPAAMGVKKGIPDEISVNISGDGSILMNIQELMTAVEYRLPVINIILNNNYLGMVRQWQTFFYDKRYAETDLSMQPDFVRLAESFGGVGYRVKTKDEFDKALDDAISKGVVALIDVVIDRYENVLPMVPAGGSLYNMLLEYKD; the protein is encoded by the coding sequence ATGGCACAGATGAGCGGTGCACAGATGGTAGTTGAAGCCATGAGAGAAGAGGGGGTAGAAGTAGTTTTTGGATACCCCGGTGGTGCAATCATGAATGTATATGATGAGATTTATAAACATCGCTATTTTGAACATATTCTTACACGTCATGAGCAAGCAGCTGTCCATGCAGCAGATGGCTATGCAAGAGCAACAGGAAAAGTTGGTGTAGCGTTTGTCACAAGTGGGCCTGGATTTACCAATGCAGTAACAGGTCTTGCAACAGCATATATGGATTCTATTCCTTTAGTAGTTGTGAGTGGACAGGTACCCCTTTCTATGATCGGGACAGATGCATTCCAGGAGATAGATGCTGTAGGTATCAGTAGACCGTGTACGAAGCATAACTATTTAGTCAAAAGTGCTGAAGAGCTACCACATATTTTGGCTGAGGCTTTTTATATTGCAAGATCGGGAAGACCTGGTCCGGTACATGTAGATATTCCAAAAGATGTTACTGCACAGATAGCCGAGTTTAACTATCCAAAAGAGATAAAGCTAGAAACCTACAAGCCAACCATCAAAGGAAATGCACGCCAGATAAAAAAGGCAATTGAAGCGATTGCACAAGCTAAAAAACCGGTATTCTATCTTGGTGGTGGTATTATTCACTCAAATAGTGCAGATTTAGTGCGTGAACTTGTCCAAGCTACACAGATCCCAGCTGTTGAGACTCTCATGGCTCGAGGAACTCTTCGCTATGATGATGAATTGCTTCTTGGTATGGTTGGTATGCATGGAACATATGCAGCAAATATGGCGATGAGCGAAGCAGATCTTTTGATAGCTTTAGGGCCGCGTTTTGATGATAGAGTTACAGGAAAGCTTTCAGAATTTGCTAAATATGCACAAATCATCCATGTAGATATTGATCCAAGTAGTATTGGAAAGCTTGTACATGTAGACTATCCAATTGTTGGGGATCTCAAAAAAGTCCTTGAAGAGATGGTGCCTCAAGCAAAAGAGAAGGTGGATCCAAGCAGATATGAGCCATGGAGAGATATACTTAGACGCTATAACGAGCTTCATCCTTTAACATATGAAGATAGTGATGAAGTGCTAAAACCTGAATGGGTAATCCAAAGAGTTGGAGAAAAACTCAAAGGAAAAGCAAGAATTTCTACTGATGTGGGGCAGCATCAGATGTGGACTGCACAATTTTACCCTTTCACGCGCCCAAGAGAGTTCATTACAAGTGGTGGACTGGGAACAATGGGGTTTGGTTTCCCAGCAGCTATGGGGGTGAAAAAGGGTATACCTGATGAAATAAGTGTCAATATCAGCGGAGATGGTTCAATTTTGATGAATATCCAAGAGCTTATGACAGCAGTGGAGTATAGATTGCCAGTTATTAATATTATTTTAAATAATAACTATCTGGGCATGGTTCGTCAGTGGCAAACATTTTTCTACGATAAACGCTATGCTGAAACCGATCTCTCTATGCAGCCAGATTTTGTGAGATTGGCTGAGAGCTTTGGAGGAGTCGGGTATCGCGTCAAAACGAAAGATGAGTTTGATAAAGCGCTTGATGATGCTATTAGCAAAGGCGTTGTAGCACTTATCGATGTTGTGATCGATAGATATGAAAATGTATTACCTATGGTTCCTGCTGGGGGAAGTCTTTACAATATGCTTTTAGAGTATAAGGATTGA
- the ilvA gene encoding threonine ammonia-lyase, with translation MIALQDIQQAAKRIESVASKTPYAYAPILSKKCGYKIFLKKENLQVTGAFKLRGAFNKIAKISQEEKNRGVVAASAGNHAQGVAFSSNYFQIPATIVMPENTPLTKVNGVKSYGASVILHGSNYDEAYAYAVQYAKDHNKTFVHPFADYDVMAGQGTIALEILDQAKDLDAILVPIGGGGLIAGIASAIKQINPKIQIIGVTAAGAPAMRESFQLGRPVDSTQVRTIADGIAVRDTSPVTLKIILETVDDIVEVDDEEIADAILFLLENQKLVVEGAGAVGVAALLYEKLTLPENANIAVVLSGGNIDVTMLSVIIEKGLIKSYRKMKLIVTLVDKPGSLMKLTEILASVSANIVQIGYDRTSANLAYGDANVSIGLETKGKEHQEQIRELLTRHGFRFYEEK, from the coding sequence ATGATAGCACTACAAGATATCCAACAAGCTGCTAAGCGTATTGAGTCAGTAGCGAGTAAAACTCCCTATGCGTATGCACCGATTTTAAGTAAAAAATGCGGATATAAAATCTTTTTAAAAAAAGAGAATCTGCAAGTAACAGGTGCTTTTAAACTGCGAGGTGCTTTTAATAAAATTGCAAAAATCTCTCAAGAAGAAAAAAATAGAGGCGTTGTGGCAGCAAGTGCGGGCAATCATGCTCAAGGAGTTGCTTTTAGTTCCAACTACTTTCAAATTCCAGCTACAATTGTCATGCCAGAAAATACACCTTTGACAAAAGTCAATGGTGTGAAATCTTATGGTGCTAGTGTCATCCTTCATGGCAGCAATTATGATGAAGCCTATGCTTATGCAGTGCAGTATGCAAAAGATCATAATAAAACCTTTGTCCATCCATTTGCTGATTATGATGTGATGGCAGGGCAGGGAACAATAGCCTTAGAGATTTTAGATCAAGCAAAAGATCTCGATGCTATTTTAGTGCCAATAGGTGGTGGTGGATTGATTGCAGGAATAGCAAGTGCTATTAAGCAGATAAATCCAAAAATTCAAATCATCGGTGTGACGGCTGCAGGAGCACCTGCGATGCGTGAATCTTTCCAACTTGGACGTCCTGTTGATTCTACACAAGTACGCACTATTGCAGATGGCATTGCGGTACGTGACACCTCTCCAGTTACTCTAAAAATAATTTTAGAAACAGTAGATGATATAGTAGAAGTTGATGATGAAGAGATTGCAGATGCAATTTTGTTTTTACTTGAAAACCAAAAGCTTGTTGTAGAAGGTGCTGGAGCTGTTGGAGTTGCAGCGCTTTTGTATGAAAAATTGACTCTTCCTGAAAATGCAAATATTGCAGTAGTACTTAGTGGAGGTAATATTGATGTAACAATGCTCAGTGTCATTATTGAAAAAGGTCTTATCAAATCCTATCGTAAGATGAAACTTATTGTAACACTTGTAGATAAGCCTGGAAGCCTCATGAAGCTTACAGAGATTTTAGCAAGTGTAAGTGCCAATATTGTACAGATCGGATATGATAGAACTTCAGCAAATCTTGCCTATGGAGATGCCAATGTCTCTATTGGGCTTGAAACAAAAGGCAAGGAGCATCAAGAGCAGATCCGCGAACTTCTCACTCGTCATGGATTTAGATTCTATGAGGAGAAGTGA
- a CDS encoding CoA-binding protein yields MECEFPTINANMDEIKAIFEKTQTIAVVGLSPNPTKDSHRVAAYLQSVGFKIVPIYPKEDEILGEKVYRSLAEIPFKIDMIDIFRKPAAVMPIVEAAIQRGDIDTVWLQKGIVNNEAAKKAQEAGMKVVQNRCTMVDHKMLFGAQ; encoded by the coding sequence ATGGAGTGCGAATTTCCTACAATCAATGCAAATATGGATGAAATAAAGGCTATTTTCGAAAAGACTCAAACAATTGCTGTAGTAGGTCTCTCTCCAAATCCTACCAAAGATAGTCATAGAGTAGCCGCCTATTTACAAAGTGTTGGCTTTAAAATAGTTCCCATCTATCCTAAAGAAGATGAGATTTTGGGAGAAAAAGTCTACAGATCTCTTGCAGAAATTCCTTTCAAGATAGATATGATCGATATATTTCGTAAACCAGCTGCTGTAATGCCCATTGTAGAGGCTGCTATCCAAAGAGGAGATATCGATACAGTTTGGCTGCAAAAAGGCATCGTGAACAATGAAGCTGCCAAAAAGGCGCAAGAAGCTGGTATGAAAGTAGTGCAAAATCGCTGCACAATGGTAGATCATAAAATGCTCTTTGGTGCGCAATGA